The window AAAACATAACAAAAATTAAATTGGAGAAATCCTCTTGCAAAAAAGTACTGAAAAAGAAGTTTATTCTTGGATAAAGTCAATTGCTGTGGCAGTTTTTATTGTCTTTATATGTCGTCAATTTCTATTTACATCAGTGGTCGTTTACGGGGAATCTATGGAATCTACATTCGAAAATAGTGACAAGGTTGTAGTAAGTAAAATAAGTAAAATAGAGAGATTTGATGTAATTGTTTTCAAAGTGCCAGATAAGGATGAACAATATATTAAAAGAGTAATTGGTCTACCTGGAGATAGTGTGGAGATGAAAAATGATGTGTTATACATTAACGGCAAGACATATGAGGAACCTTATGTGAAAAGAAATTACAAAAACAAAGTCAGTAAAATCACTGGTGATTTTACTCTAAAGGAACTTACTGGAAATGAAAAGGTTCCAAATGGTGATTTGTTTTTTTTAGGAGATAATCGATTGAAAAGTAAGGATAGCAGAGAGTTAGGATTTATATCGACTGATTCGGTTATTGGAGAAGTGAAGTTTCGATTTTATCCATTGCAAGAAATCGGTATACCAAAATAACACAATGCTGTTGAAAGTAATTATTCCATTATCGGGCGCGATTTTGGATTAAGAATTTGCGCCGGTAGTACATATAAGAGCCATTTAGGAGCCTACAGCGGAGTTAGGAGAATGATTGAAATAAAAAATACAAATATAGGTTTGATTTTATTACTGTCGAGCGCAATTATCTATGGTTCAGCCTTAATAGCAACAACAATTTATTCTTTAACTCTTGGTGGTGTTAATGGTCAAGGTTGGAATACAGAGTATGGAATTTTTGGAACTGCTCTAATAAAAGTGGGAACTTTGCCATTAATAATAGCTGTTTTATTAGGAATAGCAGGCATTGTACTTTTGGTGCTACAAGAAAGAAAAGCTTGAGAGATTATTA of the Sporosarcina sp. FSL K6-1508 genome contains:
- the lepB gene encoding signal peptidase I; translated protein: MQKSTEKEVYSWIKSIAVAVFIVFICRQFLFTSVVVYGESMESTFENSDKVVVSKISKIERFDVIVFKVPDKDEQYIKRVIGLPGDSVEMKNDVLYINGKTYEEPYVKRNYKNKVSKITGDFTLKELTGNEKVPNGDLFFLGDNRLKSKDSRELGFISTDSVIGEVKFRFYPLQEIGIPK
- a CDS encoding phosphatase → MIEIKNTNIGLILLLSSAIIYGSALIATTIYSLTLGGVNGQGWNTEYGIFGTALIKVGTLPLIIAVLLGIAGIVLLVLQERKA